In Ovis canadensis isolate MfBH-ARS-UI-01 breed Bighorn chromosome 3, ARS-UI_OviCan_v2, whole genome shotgun sequence, one DNA window encodes the following:
- the VEZT gene encoding vezatin isoform X5, translating into MLPTWWILSSWLVWGVILFVYLIIRALRLWRTAKLQVTLKKYSVYLEDIATDSRGFTNLVRKALRLIQETEVISRGFTLLLDRVSAACPFNKAGQHPSQHLIGLRKAVYRTVRANFQAARLATLYMLKNYPLNSESDNVTNYICVVPFKELGLGLSEEQISEEEAHNLTDGFSLPALKVLFQLWVAQSSEFFRRLALLLSTTNSPPGPLLTPALLPHRILSDVTQGLPHAHSACLEELKRSYEFYRYFETQHQSVPQRLSRTQQKSRELSNVHTAVRSLQLHLKALLNEVIILEDELEKLVCTKETQELVSEAYQILEQKLKLIQPHVQASNNCWEEAISQVDKLLRRNTDKKGNPEMACESPRCAVAPVLQPPLHIADKDPIPEEQELEAYVDDIDMDTDFRKDDFYYLSQEDRERQKREHEESKRVLQELKSVLGFKASEAERQKWKQLLFSDHAVLKSLSPVDPVEPISNSEPSVDSDMGKVGKNDTEEENNKTSTADNEISSRTEYLCEYPLDGKSKDNSANEVFFQGAEERAHYQCKSEDESPQADVDGLAPAHPTPRVSSQPSIKQRLAQLQLSPDFTFTAGLAAEVAARSLSFTTMQEQTFGDEEEEQIIQENENEVEEK; encoded by the exons ATGCTTCCCACTTGGTGGATTTTATCTTCCTGGCTGGTATGGGGAGTGATTCTGTTTGTTTATCTGATCATAAGAGCTTTGCGATTATGGAGGACAGCAAAACTACAAGTAACTCTAAAAAAATACAGTGTCTATTTGGAAGATATAGCAACAGATAGCCGAGGTTTTACTAACCTTGTGAGAAAAGCTTTACGTCTCATTCAAGAAACTGAAGTCATTTCCAGAGGATTTACACT TTTGCTTGACAGGGTCAGTGCTGCTTGCCCATTTAATAAAGCTGGACAGCATCCCAGTCAGCATCTCATCGGTCTTCGGAAAGCTGTCTACAGAACTGTCAGAGCCAACTTTCAAGCAGCAAGGCTAGCTACTCTATATATGCTGAAAAA CTACCCCCTGAACTCCGAGAGTGACAATGTAACCAACTACATCTGTGTGGTGCCTTTTAAGGAGCTGGGCCTTGGACTTAGTGAAGAGCAGATTTCGGAAGAGGAAGCACATAACCTTACAGATGGCTTCAGCCTGCCTGCGTTGAAG gttCTGTTTCAGCTCTGGGTGGCACAGAGTTCAGAGTTCTTTAGGCGGCTAGCCCTGTTACTTTCTACAACAAATTCACCTCCTGGGCCCTTACTtactccagcacttttgcctcATCGTATCTTATCTGATGTGACTCAAGGTCTACCTCATGCTCATTCTGCCTGTTTGGAAGAGCTTAAGCGCAGCTATGAGTTCTACCGGTACTTTGAAACTCAGCACCAGTCGGTACCCCAGCGTTTATCCAGAACTCAGCAGAAGTCAAGAGAACTGAGTAATGTTCACACGGCAGTACGCAGCTTGCAGCTGCATCTGAAAGCACTGCTGAATGA GGTAATAATTCTTGAGGATGAACTTGAAAAGCTTGTCTGTACTAAAGAAACACAAGAACTAGTGTCAGAAGCTTATCAAATCCTAGAACAGAAATTAAAGTTAATTCAGCCCCATGTTCAAGCAAGCAACAATTGCTGGGAAGAGGCCATTTCTCAAGTGGACAAATTGCTACGAAGAAATACAGATAAAAAAG GGAACCCTGAAATGGCGTGCGAGAGTCCACGCTGCGCTGTGGCACCTGTGCTGCAGCCGCCTCTACACATTGCAGATAAAGATCCAATCCCTGAGGAGCAG gAGTTAGAAGCTTATGTAGATGATATTGATATGGACACTGATTTCAGAAAGGATGATTTTTATTACTTGTCTcaagaagacagagagagacagaagcgTGAACATGAAGAATCCAAGAGGGTGCTCCAAGAACTGAAATCTGTGCTGGGATTTAAAGCATCAGAGGCAGAAAGGCAGAAGTGGAAGCAACTTCTGTTTAGTGATCATG ctGTGTTgaaatccttgtctcctgtagaCCCAGTGGAACCCATAAGTAATTCAGAACCATCAGTGGATTCAGATATGGGGAAAGTTGgtaaaaatgatactgaagaggaaaataataaaacctcTACAGCTGACAATGAAATAAGTAGTAGGACTGAGTATTTATGTGAATACCCTCTAGATGGTAAAAGTAAAGACAATTCTGCAAATGAagtcttcttccaaggagctgaaGAAAGAGCACATTACCAATGTAAGAGTGAAGATGAGTCTCCGCAGGCAGATGTAGAtggcctggcccctgcccacccaACCCCCAGGGTCTCATCACAGCCCTCCATCAAGCAGAGGCTGGCCCAGCTACAGCTGTCCcctgatttcactttcactgctggccTCGCTGCAGAAGTGGCTGCTAGATCTCTCTCCTTTACCACCATGCAGGAACAGACTTTTGGTGATGAGGAGGAAGAACAAATaatacaagaaaatgaaaatgaggtaGAAGAAAAGTAA